In Nostoc sp. GT001, a genomic segment contains:
- a CDS encoding phosphocholine cytidylyltransferase family protein, producing MKAIILAAGVGRRLGKDGQIQPKCLLKFNGKSLLERHFHYLRHYQIDEVVIAVGYQAQRIQDEIKALGAESWVSTIYNPDYTKGSTISLWTVRQHLVAGDDILLMDADVLCDRRIIERLIKTNIPNSFLLDRDFEPGDEPVKLCVRDNYLVEFRKQVAPGLAYDFLGESVGFFRFGSAVAHRLATRTEQYVADGRDNEPYEEVIRDLLLETPETFGYEDITGLPWLEIDFPQDIQRAQNDILPQIEVAENV from the coding sequence ATGAAGGCAATTATCTTAGCTGCTGGCGTTGGACGACGCTTAGGTAAAGACGGGCAAATCCAACCCAAATGCTTACTGAAATTTAACGGCAAATCCCTACTAGAGCGGCATTTTCACTATCTCCGTCATTACCAAATTGATGAAGTAGTGATTGCTGTGGGTTATCAAGCACAAAGAATTCAGGATGAAATCAAAGCATTAGGAGCCGAAAGTTGGGTCAGTACAATTTACAATCCTGACTACACCAAAGGCAGTACAATCAGCCTTTGGACTGTACGTCAGCATTTAGTTGCTGGCGATGACATATTATTAATGGATGCAGATGTATTGTGCGATCGCCGTATCATCGAACGATTGATAAAGACAAATATCCCCAACAGCTTCTTATTAGATCGAGATTTTGAACCGGGAGATGAACCCGTGAAGCTTTGTGTTAGAGATAATTATCTAGTGGAGTTTCGTAAACAAGTAGCTCCTGGTTTAGCTTATGATTTTTTAGGTGAGTCAGTGGGATTCTTTCGTTTTGGAAGTGCTGTTGCTCACCGTCTTGCTACTCGTACAGAACAGTATGTTGCAGACGGACGGGATAATGAACCTTATGAAGAAGTAATTCGGGATCTATTATTAGAAACTCCAGAAACATTTGGCTACGAAGACATTACTGGATTACCTTGGCTCGAAATAGATTTTCCCCAGGATATTCAACGTGCCCAAAATGATATTTTACCTCAGATAGAAGTCGCAGAAAATGTCTGA
- a CDS encoding alpha/beta hydrolase — protein MTHFIRKQTVSLKLALRIFSIGLLPTLTAYPALGAERLRFNYGLLERSIPISSLETYARTGKIDDDLAGYTQYVNKKELTQLRKLLLTPIPLNKVEVSQFLYTPIGEELLKKMGEVIQTESRLSGFYAIRAALILSAADQKDFTLLNVLHKFPVSAISINLDQGLAIAETLHNLVNQTQKSVALINQQSQQKTTTASTLNIVPLMDLGKTGTSRFLKQTITLKDLSRDRIFPVDIYLPIAETPRPIIVISHGLGSDRRSFAYLAEHLASYGFVVAVPEHPGSDSKQLQALLSGTAHRVTNPRELIDRPLDIKFLLDELTGLSKSNPAFQGNLNLEKIGIIGQSFGGYTALALAGAKINFEQLKVDCPALENTLNISLLLQCLAVNLPQAEYNLSDVRIKAAIAVNPVDSSIFGQASLSQIKIPVMIVSGSSDTVAPALIEQIQPFTWLTTPNKFLALIQGGTHFSTIAESPNGTIPVPTRVIGSSPALARHYVKALSVPFFENYVTQQPSYLPYLSTDYVNTISQQPLPLSLIKSLTSEQLQQAF, from the coding sequence ATGACTCATTTTATACGCAAACAAACTGTTTCGCTAAAATTGGCTTTGAGAATTTTTAGTATCGGGTTGCTGCCTACACTAACTGCTTACCCCGCTTTAGGTGCAGAGCGCCTAAGATTTAATTACGGTCTTTTAGAAAGGTCTATCCCAATTAGTTCGCTCGAAACTTATGCTAGAACAGGCAAAATAGACGATGATTTGGCTGGATATACTCAGTATGTAAATAAAAAAGAACTAACTCAACTGCGAAAACTTTTACTAACTCCTATTCCTTTAAATAAAGTAGAAGTTTCGCAGTTTCTTTATACACCAATTGGTGAAGAATTATTAAAAAAGATGGGGGAAGTTATTCAAACAGAATCTAGATTGTCAGGATTTTATGCAATTCGTGCAGCACTGATTTTGTCAGCCGCAGATCAAAAAGATTTTACGCTTTTAAATGTATTACACAAGTTTCCTGTGAGCGCAATTTCAATTAATTTAGACCAGGGTTTGGCAATTGCAGAAACATTGCATAATTTAGTCAATCAAACTCAAAAATCAGTAGCACTTATTAACCAACAATCCCAACAAAAGACAACTACTGCTTCTACACTTAATATTGTTCCATTGATGGATTTAGGAAAAACCGGAACTTCTCGTTTCTTAAAGCAAACTATCACACTTAAAGACCTCTCGCGCGATCGGATTTTTCCAGTCGATATTTACCTTCCAATTGCTGAAACTCCTCGTCCGATAATTGTCATTTCGCACGGACTTGGTTCTGACAGAAGAAGTTTTGCTTATCTAGCCGAACATCTGGCTTCTTATGGTTTTGTAGTTGCTGTTCCAGAACATCCTGGCAGTGATTCAAAACAACTGCAAGCATTATTATCAGGTACAGCACATAGAGTGACCAATCCTAGAGAACTTATTGACAGACCTTTAGATATTAAATTCTTACTAGACGAATTAACTGGTTTATCAAAGTCTAATCCAGCATTTCAGGGGAATTTAAATTTAGAGAAAATTGGTATAATCGGACAATCATTTGGTGGGTATACAGCATTAGCATTAGCAGGTGCAAAGATTAATTTTGAGCAATTGAAAGTTGACTGTCCAGCTTTGGAAAATACGTTAAATATTTCGCTTTTACTTCAGTGTTTAGCAGTAAATTTACCACAAGCTGAATACAACTTATCTGATGTAAGAATAAAAGCAGCAATTGCAGTTAATCCAGTTGATAGCAGTATTTTTGGTCAAGCTAGCCTCAGCCAAATAAAAATTCCCGTGATGATTGTATCTGGCAGTTCTGATACTGTTGCTCCGGCTTTAATAGAACAAATTCAGCCTTTCACTTGGTTAACAACTCCAAATAAATTTTTAGCACTTATCCAGGGCGGTACACACTTTTCTACTATTGCAGAATCACCAAATGGAACCATACCTGTTCCTACACGGGTAATCGGTTCAAGTCCGGCTTTGGCACGTCATTATGTTAAAGCTTTAAGTGTTCCCTTTTTTGAAAACTATGTTACTCAACAGCCAAGTTACCTTCCCTATTTGAGTACAGATTATGTTAATACAATTAGTCAGCAACCACTACCGTTAAGTTTGATTAAATCGCTAACATCTGAACAACTACAACAGGCGTTTTAA
- a CDS encoding CDP-alcohol phosphatidyltransferase family protein, which translates to MTTKPWDAQLAYWLVRPLKDSWVNPNHLTTVRLLTGLAAAVALAVGNTIWVNIGAWLFALSNFLDHTDGELARLSGKSSKWGHQYDLVSDAIIHILLFVCIGYGLREGKFGWWALVMGIVSGVSVACIFHLRNQMEQRLGKDASRQPNFAGFDIEDVLYLFPIVTLLNGLEPLLMAATIGAPTFAVWVIWQFWTLPQPESN; encoded by the coding sequence ATGACCACAAAGCCTTGGGATGCTCAACTTGCTTACTGGCTAGTTCGACCTCTAAAAGACAGTTGGGTAAACCCCAATCATCTTACTACAGTGCGACTTTTGACAGGGTTGGCGGCGGCTGTTGCCCTCGCAGTTGGTAATACCATTTGGGTTAACATTGGGGCATGGCTATTTGCTTTATCTAACTTTCTCGATCATACAGACGGTGAATTAGCCCGTTTGAGTGGAAAAAGCAGCAAATGGGGACATCAATATGACCTTGTTAGTGACGCCATCATCCATATTCTATTGTTTGTGTGTATTGGATATGGTCTTAGAGAGGGAAAATTTGGTTGGTGGGCGTTGGTGATGGGGATAGTATCTGGCGTGTCTGTTGCTTGCATCTTTCATTTGCGAAACCAAATGGAACAACGTTTAGGTAAAGACGCCAGCCGTCAACCAAATTTCGCCGGGTTTGACATTGAAGACGTGCTGTATTTGTTTCCCATAGTTACCTTACTAAATGGACTAGAGCCGTTATTAATGGCAGCAACAATTGGAGCGCCAACCTTTGCAGTATGGGTAATTTGGCAATTTTGGACACTCCCGCAGCCGGAATCAAACTAA
- a CDS encoding B12-binding domain-containing radical SAM protein: protein MTVNLKSLENQINVADNSQTASVTQGTRYVPSHHRRILCIFPKYSRSFGTFHHAYPLMGSVRAFMPPQGILIVAAYLPKEWEVRFIDENVKSATRADYQWADVVIVSGMHIQKPQINQINELAHRAGKITVVGGPSVSGCPEYYPEFDILHLGELGDASDRMIEYLDQNSQRPQQQIRFETKERLPLTEFPTPAYHLLNINDYFLANVQFSSGCPYHCEFCDIPELYGNSPRMKTPEQVVAELDAMRQSGNLGAVYFVDDNFVGDRRAAMKLLPHLIDWQKRNGYPIQFACEATLNLAQSPKLLEMMREAYFCTIFCGIETPEPNALHAISKDQNLSMPILKAIQVLNSYGMEVVSGIIIGLDTDTPETADRIIEFMRASQIPMLTINLLHALPRTPLWRRLEAEGRLVYDESRESNVEFLMPYEQVVEMWRRCITTAYEPEFLYQRFAYNMEHTYPNRIEVPNSPSRTSGANIRKGLTYLANILLRIGVFSNYRQTFWKMAKPALKAGNIENLIHVGLVGHHLIKFAQDCAKNEESASFYSQKILTKVRS, encoded by the coding sequence ATGACTGTGAATTTAAAGTCTTTAGAGAACCAAATTAATGTAGCCGACAATTCTCAAACCGCTTCTGTCACTCAAGGAACCCGCTACGTTCCTTCGCACCATCGACGCATTCTGTGTATTTTTCCCAAGTACAGCCGCTCCTTTGGTACTTTTCATCATGCTTACCCACTTATGGGTAGTGTCCGGGCTTTTATGCCACCCCAAGGTATTTTAATTGTGGCTGCCTACTTACCTAAAGAATGGGAAGTGCGGTTTATTGATGAGAATGTCAAATCAGCAACGAGGGCTGATTATCAATGGGCTGATGTGGTGATTGTGAGTGGAATGCATATCCAAAAACCACAAATTAATCAAATTAACGAACTTGCCCATCGAGCGGGGAAAATTACCGTTGTGGGCGGCCCCTCGGTATCTGGGTGTCCAGAATATTATCCTGAGTTTGATATTTTACACTTGGGCGAATTGGGAGATGCTAGCGATCGCATGATCGAATATCTCGACCAAAACTCTCAACGTCCGCAACAACAAATTCGCTTTGAAACTAAGGAACGTTTACCCTTAACAGAGTTTCCCACCCCAGCTTATCATTTGCTGAATATCAATGATTATTTCTTGGCAAATGTCCAGTTTTCTAGTGGTTGCCCTTATCATTGCGAGTTTTGCGATATTCCCGAACTCTATGGCAACAGTCCCCGGATGAAAACGCCAGAGCAAGTAGTTGCGGAGTTAGATGCAATGCGACAATCTGGCAATTTGGGGGCAGTGTATTTTGTCGATGATAACTTTGTTGGCGATCGCCGCGCCGCCATGAAGTTACTTCCTCACCTGATTGACTGGCAAAAACGCAATGGTTATCCCATCCAGTTTGCCTGTGAAGCAACGCTCAACTTAGCTCAAAGTCCAAAGCTTTTGGAAATGATGCGCGAAGCTTATTTTTGCACAATCTTTTGTGGCATCGAAACACCTGAACCAAATGCTCTCCATGCGATTTCCAAAGACCAAAATCTGAGTATGCCGATTTTAAAAGCGATTCAGGTTTTAAATAGTTATGGCATGGAAGTAGTATCAGGAATCATTATCGGGTTAGATACAGATACACCAGAAACAGCAGACCGAATAATCGAATTTATGCGGGCATCGCAAATTCCCATGTTGACAATTAACCTGCTTCATGCGTTGCCGAGAACTCCATTATGGCGGAGATTAGAAGCAGAAGGACGACTTGTCTATGATGAAAGCCGCGAATCAAATGTTGAGTTTTTAATGCCCTACGAGCAAGTTGTTGAGATGTGGCGGCGCTGCATCACAACTGCTTATGAGCCAGAATTTTTATATCAGCGATTTGCCTACAATATGGAACACACCTATCCAAATCGCATCGAAGTTCCTAACAGCCCATCTCGCACTTCTGGGGCTAATATTCGCAAGGGTCTAACTTATTTAGCTAATATTTTGCTGCGGATAGGCGTATTTAGTAACTATCGTCAGACTTTCTGGAAAATGGCCAAGCCAGCATTGAAAGCAGGTAATATTGAAAACTTGATTCACGTTGGACTTGTCGGACATCATTTGATTAAGTTTGCCCAAGATTGCGCCAAAAATGAAGAATCAGCTTCGTTTTATTCCCAAAAAATTCTCACCAAAGTTCGTAGTTAA
- a CDS encoding cyclic peptide export ABC transporter, producing MNLIYFLLRSSWGMVAIAIATGFLSGGSSAGLIALISHAASSGSSSRLTSIIWGFAGLAIVALITSIVSQVMLIRLSQNAVLQLRMRLSRQILASELSHLERLGNPRLLATLTEDIQAVANAVYQMPFIFINLAIVLGCITYITWLSWLVLLMVCGISVVAIASCQWLLNRGGQLLTLAREDEDHLFKHFRTITEGVKELKLNYKRREDFLEDKLQLTANEFRHHNVNGLSLFAITSSWGQLIFFFALGFVLFILPNLLTINPETLSGYILTFTYLVLPMDNIISKLPLLSKASIALQKIESLGLSLASRTEISTVPPALKSDWYRLKFQSVTHTYYTEQEDNSFIFGPIDLTLYPQELVFIVGGNGSGKSTLAKLITGLYIAENGEIWFDDELISEQNREWYRQHFSVVFSDFYLFEELLGLKNSHLDAQARKYLQKLQLDHKVKVENGQISTTALSQGQRKRLALLTAYLEDRPIYLFDEWAADQDPVFKEIFYTQLLPELRSRGKTVLVISHDDHYFHLADRIIKLDYGKIEYDKA from the coding sequence ATGAATTTGATTTACTTTCTTTTGCGTTCTTCGTGGGGGATGGTAGCGATCGCGATCGCTACCGGATTTTTGAGTGGTGGTAGTAGTGCTGGCTTGATTGCCTTAATTAGCCATGCTGCAAGTAGCGGTAGTTCTTCCCGCCTCACATCGATAATTTGGGGTTTTGCGGGGCTGGCTATAGTTGCACTAATTACCAGTATCGTTTCTCAAGTGATGCTGATTCGCCTTTCTCAGAATGCAGTTTTACAATTACGGATGCGTTTAAGTCGCCAGATTCTCGCTTCCGAGTTGAGTCATCTGGAACGCTTAGGTAATCCTCGATTATTGGCTACTTTAACAGAAGATATTCAGGCGGTGGCTAATGCTGTTTATCAGATGCCTTTCATCTTTATTAATTTAGCGATCGTCTTGGGTTGTATAACCTATATAACCTGGCTTTCTTGGTTAGTATTGCTGATGGTTTGTGGGATTTCAGTAGTTGCGATCGCTAGTTGTCAGTGGCTACTAAACAGAGGCGGGCAATTACTTACTTTAGCTCGTGAAGATGAAGATCATCTGTTTAAACATTTTCGCACGATTACCGAAGGAGTCAAGGAACTCAAACTCAACTACAAGCGGCGTGAAGACTTTTTAGAAGACAAACTACAATTAACTGCTAACGAGTTTCGTCATCACAACGTTAATGGTCTAAGCCTTTTTGCCATAACTTCAAGTTGGGGTCAACTCATATTCTTTTTTGCTCTCGGTTTTGTACTGTTTATACTGCCTAATCTGCTTACTATCAATCCCGAAACTCTCTCTGGCTACATTTTGACCTTCACTTACTTGGTGTTACCAATGGATAACATCATCAGTAAACTTCCTCTATTAAGCAAAGCCAGCATTGCTTTACAAAAAATTGAGTCACTGGGTTTATCTCTAGCTAGTCGAACGGAAATATCCACTGTTCCACCTGCTCTGAAATCTGACTGGTATAGGTTAAAATTTCAAAGTGTCACCCACACTTATTACACAGAGCAAGAAGACAATAGCTTTATTTTTGGCCCCATCGATTTGACACTTTATCCTCAAGAATTGGTCTTCATTGTCGGCGGTAATGGTAGCGGTAAATCTACATTAGCCAAACTAATTACTGGGCTTTATATCGCAGAAAACGGCGAAATCTGGTTTGATGACGAGTTAATTAGCGAACAGAATCGAGAATGGTATCGCCAACATTTTTCCGTGGTTTTTTCCGACTTCTATTTATTTGAAGAACTTCTAGGATTAAAAAATTCTCACTTGGATGCTCAAGCCAGAAAATATTTACAAAAACTGCAACTAGACCATAAAGTGAAAGTTGAAAATGGACAAATTTCTACCACTGCTCTTTCTCAAGGACAACGAAAACGGCTAGCTTTACTCACAGCCTACTTGGAAGATCGACCAATTTATCTATTTGATGAGTGGGCAGCCGATCAAGATCCAGTATTCAAAGAAATATTCTACACTCAACTTCTTCCAGAATTGCGATCGCGGGGTAAAACAGTACTGGTGATTAGCCATGACGATCACTATTTTCATTTAGCAGACCGAATTATCAAACTTGACTATGGAAAAATAGAGTACGATAAAGCTTAA
- a CDS encoding DUF6737 family protein, whose translation MSEQKPINPWNYKPWWCQPWSIVLTTVILIGGSWLLFKTIWLTVLVSIPIGTWMVFFVFFWPQLMIRSGILESYKE comes from the coding sequence ATGTCTGAACAAAAGCCCATAAATCCTTGGAACTATAAACCTTGGTGGTGTCAACCCTGGTCTATAGTTCTCACAACTGTAATACTGATTGGTGGTAGTTGGTTACTATTTAAAACTATCTGGCTAACAGTTCTCGTTTCCATCCCAATAGGAACATGGATGGTATTTTTTGTGTTTTTTTGGCCACAACTAATGATTCGCAGTGGAATTTTGGAGTCGTATAAAGAGTAG
- a CDS encoding M23 family metallopeptidase, with the protein MKKSIVYRYRTYGLVWLISLTAVLSTATSALTQLASDSPIGQIPIPASNLIWPTKGFISQGFRKYQHEGIDIAGASGTPVVAAASGTVVKAGWDNWGLGNAITIKHLDGSITVYGHNRRLLVSKGQQVLQGQMIAEMGSTGNSTAPHLHFEVHSNGRIAVDPLRLLTSVTASVGSGSKVQQVDNPNRPVSPPPVANQVSPSQQPIPIDIAPVSTDTKCNGISLIEGETTSSRVKVCEENGQLFYIGQLKQALSKPIKIVALHIGKDRYRADNGSFYYLVTPQRVEVWRNGSQIRSDSFYSLTKSP; encoded by the coding sequence ATGAAAAAATCTATAGTTTATCGATACCGTACTTATGGACTAGTTTGGTTAATATCCTTAACCGCTGTATTAAGTACAGCGACATCTGCCTTAACACAATTGGCAAGCGATTCCCCAATTGGGCAAATTCCTATCCCTGCTTCTAACTTAATCTGGCCAACTAAAGGGTTTATTTCTCAAGGCTTCCGCAAATATCAACATGAAGGAATTGATATTGCAGGGGCATCTGGAACTCCTGTTGTTGCTGCGGCATCCGGTACAGTTGTTAAAGCAGGTTGGGATAATTGGGGATTAGGAAATGCCATAACTATTAAACATCTCGATGGCAGCATTACAGTTTATGGCCACAATCGCCGTTTGTTGGTGAGCAAAGGTCAACAGGTTCTTCAAGGTCAAATGATTGCCGAAATGGGATCTACAGGCAATAGTACAGCACCTCATCTGCACTTTGAAGTTCATTCAAATGGTCGAATAGCAGTTGACCCCCTTCGTTTGTTGACATCCGTAACTGCAAGTGTTGGCTCCGGTTCTAAAGTTCAGCAAGTGGATAACCCAAACCGCCCAGTCTCGCCACCCCCAGTAGCCAATCAAGTTTCCCCCTCACAGCAGCCAATTCCAATAGATATTGCACCTGTAAGCACTGATACTAAATGCAATGGAATTAGTCTTATTGAAGGTGAGACTACAAGCTCTCGTGTAAAAGTCTGTGAAGAAAATGGTCAATTATTTTATATTGGGCAACTGAAGCAAGCCCTAAGCAAGCCTATAAAGATAGTAGCTTTGCATATTGGTAAAGACAGATATCGAGCAGATAATGGTAGTTTTTATTATTTAGTCACTCCACAAAGAGTTGAAGTTTGGCGAAATGGCAGTCAGATTCGTTCTGACAGTTTTTATAGTTTAACGAAATCGCCTTGA
- a CDS encoding cyanophycinase — protein MVESNIKKQLVIIGGAEDKEGDSVILRDFVRRAGGTKAYIVIMTAATELPREVGENYIRVFERLGAETVRIIDTETREDAASSTALEAIKKATGVFFTGGDQARITSILKDTEIDAAIHQRFSEGVVIAGTSAGAAVMPDVMIVEGDSETHPRIETVEMGPGMGFLPGVVIDQHFSQRGRLGRLISALILQPAVLGFGIDENTAMVVVDNQVEVIGEGAVTIVDESEATYNNMGEILKDESLAICGAKLHILPHGFKFDLKTRQPILNNGSVPNGSQPLASVNT, from the coding sequence ATGGTGGAAAGTAATATTAAAAAGCAATTAGTAATTATTGGGGGAGCGGAAGATAAAGAGGGTGATTCCGTAATTTTACGGGACTTTGTACGACGCGCTGGAGGTACAAAGGCTTATATTGTAATTATGACAGCAGCCACAGAACTACCAAGAGAAGTGGGAGAAAATTACATCAGAGTGTTTGAGCGGTTGGGAGCCGAAACTGTTCGTATTATTGATACAGAAACCCGTGAAGATGCAGCTTCATCTACCGCATTGGAAGCTATTAAGAAAGCAACTGGAGTCTTTTTTACAGGGGGAGACCAAGCTCGTATTACCAGCATCCTCAAGGATACCGAAATCGATGCGGCAATTCACCAGCGCTTTTCTGAAGGTGTAGTTATTGCAGGGACAAGTGCCGGGGCTGCTGTGATGCCAGACGTAATGATTGTGGAAGGCGACTCAGAAACACATCCTCGGATTGAAACTGTTGAAATGGGCCCAGGTATGGGATTTTTACCAGGGGTAGTAATTGACCAGCATTTTTCCCAACGGGGACGCTTGGGACGTTTAATATCAGCTTTGATACTACAGCCTGCTGTCTTAGGATTTGGGATTGACGAAAATACCGCTATGGTAGTGGTAGATAACCAAGTTGAAGTAATTGGTGAAGGGGCGGTTACGATTGTTGATGAATCGGAAGCTACATATAACAATATGGGTGAAATTTTGAAGGATGAGTCTTTGGCGATTTGTGGAGCAAAGCTTCATATTTTGCCACATGGCTTCAAGTTTGACCTGAAAACTCGTCAGCCTATCCTAAATAATGGCTCTGTACCAAATGGTTCTCAACCACTTGCTTCAGTTAACACTTAA
- a CDS encoding acetate--CoA ligase family protein, with protein sequence MVLQKSSELVRINARRTDVFDIFNFKHYLGPNPYLDVGALVFDFALIDSREPLPIEDYIASIGDRYPNLRDQTYESYAHLFAQVVSEAGKLDMDLHLNRWSVKPYPNLTRISIQSLHERTTREVVYFIWDWFEAITQDEDFAFDEQLVRLQDRFRASVYGGPTVYALLRTAYEKGIPAFYLWEEGLMQYGLGKKHVRGVATTFNCDSHLDSEFTTRKDDCKAFLKTLGFPVPEGSIVFSEKEALAAAREIGYPVAVKPVVGHKGIGVTADVQDSKELVSAFNRSVAAIPENQQTRIIVEKSISGSDFRMLCVNGRFVAATERRPASVVGDGYLTLAELIRQENRKPARLDTPTSPMSKIQIDEAMELYLDEQRLSLDSVIEKERTVYLRKVANLSAGGMSIDATPTVHDDNIILAQDIAQHFQLTCLGIDVITKSLAESWKSSNFAILEINAAPGVLMHLKPSVGESVDVPSHILETFFESGTDARIPIMTFNKISVEELQATIDHILLQNSNLTIGAVCRDAVFVNRSKKVLSKDYNSNVQTLLRHPKLDLLIAEYPEEILEEQGIFYQNSNIVVLDNPTETEMILARDVFDGSTVVIKKGNDISIRRKGLIEDYTLGEDEPFTRVYLKETGAILEVK encoded by the coding sequence ATGGTTCTACAAAAAAGCAGTGAATTAGTCCGCATTAATGCTAGAAGAACGGATGTCTTCGATATTTTCAACTTCAAGCATTACCTTGGCCCCAACCCTTATTTAGATGTAGGGGCGCTAGTATTTGATTTTGCTCTAATTGACTCTAGAGAGCCTTTGCCCATTGAAGATTATATTGCCAGCATTGGCGATCGCTATCCAAATCTTCGCGATCAAACCTACGAATCTTATGCCCATCTCTTTGCCCAAGTTGTGTCCGAAGCCGGAAAATTGGACATGGATTTACACCTGAACCGCTGGAGTGTGAAGCCATATCCAAATCTCACGCGGATTAGCATCCAATCACTACATGAACGCACAACTAGAGAGGTAGTTTACTTTATTTGGGATTGGTTTGAAGCCATTACCCAAGACGAAGACTTTGCCTTTGATGAGCAGCTGGTGAGGCTGCAAGATAGATTTCGCGCATCTGTCTACGGAGGCCCCACGGTTTACGCCCTATTGCGAACAGCTTATGAGAAAGGTATTCCCGCCTTTTATTTGTGGGAAGAAGGCTTGATGCAATACGGTTTGGGAAAAAAACATGTCCGGGGGGTAGCAACAACATTTAACTGTGATAGCCATCTAGATTCAGAGTTTACTACCCGCAAAGATGATTGTAAGGCATTTTTGAAAACCTTGGGTTTCCCAGTCCCTGAAGGTAGTATTGTCTTTTCTGAAAAAGAAGCCTTGGCAGCAGCAAGAGAAATTGGCTACCCAGTGGCAGTTAAGCCAGTGGTAGGTCACAAAGGAATTGGCGTTACGGCTGATGTGCAAGACTCAAAAGAACTGGTATCTGCTTTTAATCGGTCAGTGGCAGCAATTCCCGAAAATCAGCAAACCCGAATAATTGTTGAGAAAAGCATCTCAGGATCGGATTTTCGTATGTTGTGTGTCAATGGTCGATTCGTCGCCGCCACAGAACGCCGTCCCGCATCAGTTGTGGGTGATGGGTATTTAACACTTGCAGAGTTAATTCGCCAAGAGAACCGCAAACCTGCACGTTTAGACACGCCAACTTCGCCGATGAGTAAAATTCAGATCGATGAAGCGATGGAACTTTACCTAGACGAACAGCGCTTATCATTAGACAGCGTGATTGAGAAAGAACGCACTGTTTACCTACGTAAAGTCGCCAATCTTTCAGCTGGAGGTATGAGCATCGATGCAACCCCGACAGTTCATGATGACAATATTATTTTGGCGCAAGATATTGCCCAACATTTTCAACTGACTTGTCTGGGGATTGATGTCATTACCAAAAGTCTTGCAGAATCTTGGAAATCTAGTAATTTTGCCATCCTGGAAATCAATGCTGCACCAGGCGTTTTAATGCATCTTAAACCTTCTGTTGGTGAAAGTGTTGATGTACCTTCTCATATTTTAGAAACCTTTTTTGAGTCGGGTACAGATGCCAGAATACCAATTATGACCTTTAACAAAATCTCAGTTGAAGAACTGCAAGCAACGATTGACCATATCCTTTTGCAAAATTCCAACTTGACTATAGGTGCTGTTTGTCGTGATGCCGTTTTTGTGAATCGCTCGAAAAAAGTATTAAGCAAAGATTACAACAGTAATGTTCAAACTTTGCTGCGTCATCCCAAACTGGATTTACTAATTGCCGAGTATCCTGAAGAAATCCTCGAAGAACAGGGTATATTTTACCAAAATAGTAATATCGTAGTTTTGGATAATCCTACCGAAACTGAGATGATCTTGGCGCGAGATGTTTTCGATGGTTCGACTGTGGTGATTAAAAAAGGCAACGATATTTCTATTCGCCGCAAAGGGTTGATTGAAGATTATACTTTGGGTGAAGATGAACCATTTACGCGGGTTTATTTGAAGGAAACTGGAGCGATTTTGGAAGTTAAGTAA
- a CDS encoding thioredoxin family protein, whose translation MSTDSPVNSPEKPESTFGKRLRNFLIVMVAIALSVSLVLGLRTETTSATLAKLSENSTPLEVAISNGKPSLVEFYADWCTVCQKMAPDITQLEIEYADKMNFVMLNVDNTKWLPEMLRFRVDGIPHFVFLSQQGETIAQAIGDQPRTIMASNLEALVTASPLPYAQASGKVSKFSAPVAPTTNQDDPRSHGSQVVN comes from the coding sequence ATGAGTACTGATTCACCTGTTAATTCTCCTGAAAAACCTGAATCTACATTCGGGAAGCGTCTGAGAAACTTCTTAATTGTAATGGTAGCGATCGCACTTAGCGTTTCCCTGGTCTTAGGATTGCGAACTGAAACAACCTCGGCAACTCTAGCCAAGTTAAGCGAGAATTCCACACCGTTAGAAGTAGCAATCAGCAATGGCAAACCATCTCTAGTAGAGTTTTATGCTGATTGGTGTACTGTCTGCCAAAAAATGGCCCCAGATATCACTCAACTAGAAATAGAGTATGCTGACAAGATGAATTTTGTCATGCTGAATGTAGATAATACCAAGTGGCTGCCGGAAATGCTGAGATTTCGGGTCGATGGAATTCCCCATTTTGTATTTTTGAGTCAGCAAGGGGAAACCATCGCCCAAGCCATCGGCGATCAACCCCGGACGATTATGGCTAGTAACTTAGAAGCTTTGGTTACTGCTTCGCCTCTCCCTTATGCTCAAGCTAGCGGCAAAGTTTCCAAATTTTCAGCCCCAGTAGCACCAACGACTAATCAAGATGACCCCCGCAGTCATGGCAGCCAGGTGGTAAATTAG